The stretch of DNA CGGACACGCTTTAATGCGCAGAGACCGCCACGATTATCAAGGCAGAGTCGCCGATTGCGAAGCGATGGTGCCTCTCTATTTCCAGCTCGTGACTGACGACGACTCGCTCTGGGGAATTTCTGCCAACAACTTTGACCCGGAAATTAATACGGGCTTACAACTGAAAAACTCCTTCCGAGTCTACCCCGAGTACGCGATGAGTATGTGGTATCCGAGTCCATACGAACTAAGCCTCTCTCTTTCAAACAGTCACGGCCCGTATAGGATTTCATGGATGCCTCCTGGGGAAGTAAGCAGCGTTCTGTCACCGGATTATGCAAGAGCGGCCTATCAGATGAATTTGGCGAGAATACAGAGTGCTTCAAAAACCGGATCAGCGGCTGTTGATTATGGTTTTCCGCTCAATGGTATCGATCTCGACCAGTTGAAAATCTTGAAGGAACTTTCGGAGGATTCGTTAGAGCAATTGAAGATTCGTTCCGAAGACAAAGACTACATGGAGAAAACTGTCTATCGCTTTAACAGCTATGTTGTAAGGCCTATAGAGGAAGCTTACGTTAGAGCCCTACAGGATCAAAAACTTCGTTTTCTTGAGAGAGATAAATCTCCAAAGATCTACACTTCTCAGTTTCAAACACCGCTCTTCGCGCGCGAATTTTTGAACCAGAAGAACGAACGCGCGCGAAGAAGTCTTCAGGAATTCCTCTTCTTCCATGGTTCAACGTGCGTAACTTCAAGGGAACTCTGGATTTTAGATAGGAATCACGGTGTCTTTCGGTACAACGTGGAGCAAGATACGATCAGTGAAGCTATTTTTTTTCCAATTGGAAAAAGGTTAAGGGTTTCGAGCGATTTCATGGGCGAGAAGTTGTTCTCAGGTTCATTTATCGAATATCCAAACCTTTCCAGAGAGAAAGAGTCAGCTGGAATTGGTATCTTTCATCGGGGTAACGGAAAATGGGATTTTATCAATCCGGAACGAGTGGATCCCGACATCCAAAGGAGCTATGAGGGAATTCAGAATACCGTGATCATTGGCCAAGAATTGTTTTATTCTTTCCTCAACTTAGCGCCGAATGCTGCCGGAGCTCGATTTGAGGTTTTAAAGGATACAAGAACATCAAGTGGTGTCTCGCGCATAGACCTCGAATCGGGTAGAGAAATTTTGCTGGCGAGTTCAAATCGAACGCCTGCGAAAAGTCCTTTGGACAACGTTCGTCCAGATAGTTTTAATTTCTATGAAATTGGGCCAATCTCAGGGAATCTTCTACGAGTCAACAAACACGTATACAACCCGGTAACAGATGAATGGAGACGTAAGAAACGGCGTGACGAACTTGAAACCCGACAGTCGAAAGACTCTGGCTCCTTTCACAAGCTAGCCAATGAAATGCTCTTACGAAGGGCAGACTACGACCCAAAAGAAAGGGTTCTGAAAGCGCTTATTGAAGTTTACCAAGACCGGGAACGAAAGATTTCATTTGAAATTGATGTTCCGCTCGAATTGACCGGCTGGTTAGAGATCGAAATTCCGAACGAGCTCCCGGAGGCTGCTCGTTACTATGAGAAAAATCTGGATGAGCCTGACTTTTCTGTTTCGGCTGCGGGTGAAGGGTTGATTCTTTCAAACAGTCTCGGGTTTTACTTTATCCACTTCGACCAGTTATACCCGATTTTTGAAGATCGGATGAGATTTTTAATCGGTGACTAAGCTTCCTCTTTTGCATCCTTATGACTCGTTTCTTTCCACTTTTCTTCACAGCTATGAAGGGTTCTCTTCTCAATCTCGTTTTCTTGTTTTCGGCACTATCTGCAAAGGCTGATCCCGCAGAATTCTTCTCTGCCTCGTTCAACGGTCAATCCCTCGGTCAGGCTGTTTCTTTCTACGATGACGATGAGGGTGACCTGATCCTTCGCTTCGCAACAGAACAAGAGGTCGAGGTCAATCAAGTGCGGTGGAGCCTCGTTGTTGGTGATTTGGTTGCACCTTTGGGTCAACCAGTGAAACCGAATGGGATTGAATGGAAATCTCCGTTTACCGAAATTTCCGTTGAGATTTCTGCCCGAGAAATTCCAGCTCAGCAGACGCAGCTTCTCGAATTGTTCGCTGGAGGGGTTCGGATTGGTCCACCCCTTTCCATCCAAGTCTTCCCAGCCGAAGAACGGAGGTCTTTGATCAAAAGACTTTCTGAGAACCGGTTGTTTTTGGATAGTCGACTCGAATCGATCAGTGACCTATTCGACCGTTACCGTCTACGCTATCAGGACTTCATAGCGAGCCGCTCAATCAGAACAGCAAGCTCGGGTCTTACTTTTCTCCTTGAAGAGGGGGCTCCTCCTTCCGGACCAACCAGCCGGGTTTTTATCTTTGCTCCTCGTTCGACCGGCATCCCGGTTCTGAGAGTTGAGGGAAATAGAGCCCGTTTTTCTTATATGGATGCTCTTTCCTTAACCGGTAATGCAGCTATGGAAATGCTCATTTTTCAAACCGCAGTCGACTTGAACAACACCGTCCCAAACCAAAATCAACCAAACATCAGAAATGAAGAACCTCTTTTTTAATCCTCAGACCGCTATCGCCCTCGTTGGCTTCTTGGGTCTCTCTTTCTCCTTACTGGCAAATCCTGTTAGCGTTGCGGTTCTTGACTTCGAGACTGATAACGAGGTCAACGCGGAATATGGACGTGATCTTGCGACCCTGCTTGCCGTCGACCTCAGCTTTGATGACCAACTCGCAGTTGTAGAAAGAGCAGACCTCGCCAAGATCCTGAGCGAACAGGAGATTGGACTTTCCGGTGCCGTCGACCCCGCCACAGCAGCACAAATCGGCAACCTCACCGGAGCCCAAGTCATTATTATGGGGAGGATTCTGGACGTTAGCGACACAACCTATCTTGTCGCCAAGGCTTTTAGCACCGAAACATCAAGGGTCTTTGGCTCCAAATCAAAAATGCAACGCGGCGATAATCCAGACGAAATCGTAGCAACTCTAGCGAAGGATCTGACTAGCGTTATTACCGACAACCGGGAGTCTCTTGTGGTCGACTCAACCGGTTCGGATGAACTCATTTCAGAGCTTCGGGCCCTAACTGAGGGGCGCACTCTCCCAAGTGTAAACGTGTATATACCCGAAGAACATATCGGTCGTCGCATTCCCGACCCCGCAGCTCAAACCGAGCTCATAAGACTTCTCAAGGCGAGCGGATTCACGGTTCTTTCCGACCAATCCAAGAACGAGGCTGATGTTCTGATCACGGGTGAAGCGTTCAGTGAATTTGGAATGCGTTTCAGGAATCTTCTTTCTTGCACCGCACGAGTCGAGATTCAGGTCACCGATCCTAAGACGGGAGAGATCATTCTTGCTGATGCAAGGAACGGGGTCGCTCTCGACATTGCCGAGAATGTTGCTGGCAAAACCGCTCTTCAAAACGGTGCCACTTTGCTTACCCCTGAGGTGGTGAAGGCACTTGTGAACTACTCCTCAAAAAAGTGAGTGGGTACGAATGCGGAAGGCTCGTATTAAACGACCGATTACGGTACTTTCGCCTAAGGCTCTTGCGGAACGAAGCCCTGCTCTGTTGAGTCCGCAACGTTAGCGAGTTCTCTCCTTCTCGGAAGGGCAACGTGCTCTTGAAGGTCAGCCTGCCAGATCTTCCAGTGGATAGGTCCAGATCTCTGATAGGGTCGGGTGATACCAAGGTGCTTCCAGTGTTTCCTGAACGGTAGCACCCGTGCCAATAGCAACTGCCATTGAATGAATCAGTTCGCCGGCATCTTTTCCAACGCACTCGGCTCGCACGATCTTACCATCTTCTTTGTTACTGTATAGTCGCACATAACCCCGCTTAGCTTCCATTAGAATAGAGCGCCCGTGGTCGGAGAAAGGATAATCGGCAACTGCAAGAGAGTCTCCGAATTTCTTTTCGAGGTCTTTTTTTGGTGGACCAATGGATGCCACCTGAGGGTCCGTGAAGATCACTGAAAGGATCTTGTCGTAATCAACTGGCCTAGGCTCAAGACCGAGAGAATGGCGAACCGCAACCTCTGCCTGCTGAATGGCAACATGAACGAGTTCATGCGGTCCTGTGCAGTCGCCCGCAGCGTAAACGGAATCCAACGAAGTCATCTGGCATTCGTTGGTTTGAATGTGCCCACTGTCGCGAAGAACAATTCCTTGTGTTTCAAACCCGAGGCCACTTGTTCTTGGCTTGCGCCCTAGCGCATTGAACAGCGAGTCCGCCTGCACAACCTCGACACGACCGCCGAACAAGAACTGGACGGAAACTCTCTTCTCTTTGGACTCAATGTTAACGATCTTTGTGTCTGTAAAAAGATCGATACCTTCGTCGATTAGGCTTTCTTCCAAAACCGTTGCCATATCCGGCTCCACATCCGAAAGAATGTGCGGGCTCCTTTGAATCATGGTCACTTTCGTGCCGATTCTGTTGAGAAACTGAGCTAACTCGCAGGCAACAATACCACCCCCGAGGACAATTACAGATTCAGGGACCGAATCGAGCTCCAGAATATCGTCACTCGTTAGAGTCGGTGTTTCCGCCAGTCCGGGAACCCCGGGAACGGCAATCTCCGAACCCGTCGAGAGGAGAATCCGGTCTGCTCGAATGGTCTTTCCGTCATCCAATAAGATTGTCCGATCAGGCCCCAACCGACCATTCTGCCTAAAAAGGCTGAAGCGGTCAGATTCGATCTGGGACCTTCGGTAGCTCGCGAACTCCCCGATGATCTGCTTCTTCCTGTTGTGAAGTGCCTTCATGTCCACTTGTGGGTCCGGGATGTTGAGCCCGAATTTATGCCCTTCACTCGCGAGATGCAGCACGTCTGCCGCATACAAAAGCGTTTTTGAGGGCATACATCCCCGCAGGATACAGAGGCCGCCCAGCTCTTCGCTGCCATCTACGATCGCTACCTTCGGCAGGTGCTTTCTCGCCAATGCTGCAGCGTTATATCCAGCACTCCCACCGCCTAGAACAAGAAAATCAAAATGCTCAATGCTCATCCCAAACAGCGGAGGATTGACCCAATTAGAGTCTTTGGCAAGTCGGAGAGCTTTCGAGTAGGATAGGGGTGCAATTATTATTTCGCTGCTTAAATAGAACCTACTCGGGATTCGATATCGGGATCGAAATCGGGTCTCGAGAGCATTCGATAGCGATACCGATTTCGATTTCGATTCTTGCGATCATGCTTTGTGTGCAGCGCGGTTTCATAAAGCCACGGGGTAAGCTCATTAGTATTTCGGGAGGGACCACCTCCGCGTGGTCCGCGCGCTGGAGTGGTAGCCCAGCCAAAACGATTTGGACGGGACAGAACCCGTCCCTCTCCCCCCTAATACCCCGCATAAAAAATTGGACCTAGGATAGGGATTGAGACGGTCGCTCTGCCCCATACCTGTTCTTCAAATTGGCAACGGTCGGTATGGTCTAAAACCGATCAATTTTCATTTGCCGAAAAGCAGATGGAGTCAGCGATCTCGTTTCTCTTCTCCTGTCCGAGAAGGGAGCGGATTATGGTGAGTCCGAACTCCACAGCCGTTCCAGCCCCTTGAGAGGTAATCAAATTACGGTCTACGACTACAGCATCCTTACTAGCGGAAGGAAGTTCATCCAAAGTTGATGGGTGAGCAGTGAATGACCGATCAGAAAGGACCCCGGCGTCTTTCAAGATAAGCGATGCTGCACAAATAGCGGCGATCAAAAGTTCATTCTCGTGGAAAGATCGAACCAACTCCAAAATTTTAGGGTTCGTTCGCAGCTTTTGAACGGCGGGACCTCCCGGGAGAAAGAGAATTTCATAATCATTCGTGTCACAGTCTCGCAAGAGCCGTTCGGCTTGAACGCAAACTCCCGTTTTTCCCTTTACGGTGAGAACCTCTCCTACGGATACCAAATTCACTTCGACTCCCGCTCGGCGCAGAAGATCAACAGGGGTAATCGCTTCAATTTCTTCGAACCCAGATTCGAGAATCGTCATCACTTTTGTCGCCATTCTTCTTGGATATCCTCTTGAGCACTGGTGATCAAGGAGACTTCGGAAAACGATGTGGAAGTGGTCCGGAGCCGATTGACCATAGTCGCAAATCAAGCATGATCCTGGTGATGGAAAACTTCCGCCTACATTCCGACTACGAGCCAACTGGAGATCAGCCAGTCGCTATCGGAAAGCTGGAAGAATCCATCCGAAAGGGGAATCGCTATCAGACTTTGGTGGGGGTGACGGGATCTGGAAAAACCTTCACGATGGCGAATCTTATCCAGCGGCTGAATCGGCCGACCCTTGTGATTTCGCACAACAAAACCCTCGCTGCTCAGCTCTACTCGGAGTTTAAGGGTTTTTTTCCGGAAAACGCGGTCGAATATTTTGTGAGCTATTACGATTACTATCAACCGGAGGCTTACGTTCCACAGACCGACACCTACATTGAAAAAGACTCGTCGATCAACGAGGATATTGAAAGGCTCCGGATCTCGACTACGAGTGCTCTTCTAAGCCGTCGAGATGTGGTTGTCGTTGCCAGTGTATCCTGTATCTACGGCCTCGGAAGTCCGGAAGATTTCAGGGAGATGATGATAGAAATCAGAACCGGAGATGAGCTGGGGCGCGATGCATTTCTTGAGCGGCTCGTCGAGAACCTTTACGAGCGGAATGACATTGAACTGACCCGAGGAAAGTTCCGTGCGAGGGGAGAGATTGTCGACGTTTTTCCTGCCTATCTCGAGAGTGCGATCAGGGTCGAATTTTGGGGCGACGAGGTGGAATCGGTTCGTCCGCTGGATCCTTTGACAGGAGAAACGGGTGAACCCTACGGCTATTTTTACCTGTATCCTGCAAATCAATACATCACGCCCCGCAACAAACTGAAAGATGCAGTAAAGGGAATACGGGAAGAGCTGGATGACCGGGTGGATGAATTTGAGAAGGAGCAGCGACTTCTTGAGGCACAGCGTGTCAGGATGCGGACTGAGTATGATTTGGAAATGCTGGAGGAGATTGGGTTTTGCAGTGGAATCGAGAATTACTCCCGCCACCTGAGTGGCCGAAAACCGGGAGAAAGGCCTTTTTGCCTCATCGACTTCTTTCCGGATGATTTTCTTCTGATCCTGGACGAGAGTCACGTGACCATGCCTCAAATTGGTGCCATGTATAACGGTGACCGCTCGAGAAAAAGCCGGCTCGTTGATTTTGGATTTAGGTTGCCCTCTGCTCTCGATAATCGGCCGTTGCAGCCAGAGGAGTTCAGGAATGTGACCGGACAAACTCTCTTTGTTTCAGCTACTCCGGCATCCTACGAACTTGAAGTATCCGAAGTGATCGCAGAGCAGGTGATTCGCCCTACCGGACTGGTGGATCCGATCATGGAAATCCGTCCACTCAAGGGACAGGTAGAAGATACGATGGCAGAGATCCGCAAAACCAAAGAGGCTGGAGACCGGACTCTGGTGACAACTCTCACCAAGCGAATGTCTGAGGACATTGCCTCGTTCATAGCGGAGGATGGAATCGCTGTAGAATACCTTCACTCTGATATTGATGCGATTGAGCGAGTGGAGATTCTCCGACGTCTACGAGCAGGAGATTTTGACGTTCTTGTGGGAGTCAACCTTCTACGGGAAGGCTTGGACCTACCGGAGGTGGCGTTGGTCGTGATTCTGGATGCGGACAAGGAGGGTTTTCTTAGAAGCGAAACCAGCTTAATCCAGACTGCCGGGAGGGCGGCTAGGCATGAGAAAGGGCGTGTCATTCTCTATGCCGATGCTCTTACAGGTTCTCTGGAGAGGGCGGTAGAGGTGACCCGGTATCGACGGGAGAAGCAATTGGCCCACAATAAAGAGCATAACATCACGCCCAAGGGCGTTCGCCGAAACGATCAGTCCAGTCTTTTGCGGAACGGCGGGACTACAAAGGATGAATCCTTCGCGCTGGCGGTTGGCGAAGGGAGCGATGATCGGGAAGTTGCTGCAGTAATTGCTGAGCTGGAGGAAGATATGAATCAAGCCTCACTCGATCTCGAATTTGAGAGAGCGGCCGTTTTGAGAGACCAGATCAAGGCTCTGAGGGAGGGAGAGGTGAGTTTATCGGATGGCCCAACCAGGAGAGGCGGCTTGAAAAAGCGGAGGAAGAAATACCGAAAACACCGTCGATGAGTCCTTTCAAAAGGATAAAAAGAAGGGGCGCGGTCTACCCCAAAACCGCGCCCCTATTAGCTTTCTGCTTTATTGTTACCCCAATCTCTCTTTACGAGAGAAAGTTTGTTATGACGGAGAGAAAAGTGTTCTTAGGGTCAGTTTGCAAGTGAAAATTTAAAAAATTGTGATTTTTCCAGTATTTTCCCGGATTCGGCTCTTTTTTAGCTGCTTAGAGTCGATTGACAGGCTTCATCAGATCGACGAAATTGCAGGCTGTGGCGGATAATACTACAGAATCATCAAATCTCCCGAAGATCTACCTGACGAAAATCATTGGCGGAAAAGTCTTTTCCTCCACTTTGGAGAAGAGCGACCCTGGTGCTTCGGTCCTCAAGGATTCTGGTTATTCTTTGATCCCTGATGGTGAAAGTTTGGGCCGGGTGAAAAATCGCATATCGATCGAGTGCCCCGATTGCGGTTGTTCCAAGGAAAAGTTTGAGGAAACAGGACGTTTTGGCTGTCCTGGGTGTTACGCCGCTTTCGGACCGTTTCTTCCGGGTCTCCTGCGAAAAATGCACAAAGGGGAAAGACACGTGGGAAAGGTTCCTTCCGGACTACTGACCGACGAGCTTATGAGGGAGCGGATCGATTTACTTTCGTCTGAACTCAATCAGGCCATAAAGACCGAGGATTTTGAGGAAGCCGCCCGTTTGAGGGACGAGATCCGGTTGTTGAAGGAGAGTCTCCCGGTTTCTGGTGAATCGTAAGCTGAGAACGGCCGCATTGCTGGCGGCGGCTCTCGTTTGTGCGATCGGGCTAGTTCTGCTCCTACTGCCTTCTGCGGCGGTCGACGGTGCTTTAACGGTCCTAGAGGATTTGTCGGACAAGCTGGGAGAACATCCGGTCATCCTTTACGGGGCTATGGTTGTTTTGCCGGCCTTTTTTGTTCCTCAAAGTCCGATGCTCGTCCTAGCAGGGCTGGTCTACGCTGAGCCAATGGGAGAGGTGATGGGTGCGCTCGTCGCTTCCAGTGCTGTAGCCTTGAATATTTTGTGGTGTTACTTTCTCACGGTTGGGCCCCTCCATCGTGTGGCGAATTTCTTTCTCTCCAAATTCGGATTCTCTCTACCGAAGATTCCCTCGCAAGATCACTTAAAGTTTTCGTTTTTAGTCCGAGTGACTCCCGTCCTGCCGTTATGCATCCAAAACTATACTCTGGGGCTGTTGCGGGTCCCTCTTCGTTACTACCTGATCGCCAGTTGGACGACGCAGGTTCCTATTGCCTTTGGAATCGCATTTACCGCAGGAGCGATTCTTGAAGGAAACTTCGTGATCATTCTGATAGCAGTCTTTGTCCTTCTTCTCTTCCTTTTTGGCGTTAAGTGGCTTCGAAGGAAATTGCAGACTGATCCTGACCTGGTTGAGGTTTCTAAAGAATTCGCGGCCGAAGGAGGGTCGGACTCTTTACCGTCCGAATGATGATGGGACCGGAGAACGCTATCTCGGTTTCAGACCTGAACCGGCAAATTAAAGAGGTGGTGGAGAGGAGTTTTCCTACAGTCTGGGTGAGGGGAGAAATTTCGAATCTTAGGCGGCAACCGAGCGGACACTGTTATTTCTCCCTCAAAGATGAGGGTGGCCAGATCTCATCGGTTCTTTTCCGGGGCAACGCTCTTCGGGTCGAGTGTGAACCTGCCGACGGAAAGCAGGTGGTAGCGTTCGGCGAGGTTTCTGTTTACGAGCCCCGAGGTTCTTATCAGGTCATCGTGCGAGAACTTTTGGAGGATGGAGTTGGTCGTCTACAGCGGGAATTTGAAGCACTCAAGGAAAGACTGCGAAAGGAGGGACTTTTTGAAGAAGCACGAAAGAAATCCCTTCCGGAATATCCTCTGACTGTAGGCGTGATCACCTCTCCAAGTGGCGCGGCGATCCGTGATATGATCAGCGTTTTCGAGCGAATGGAATGGAGAGGGAACCTTCGCATCTTTCCTTCCGCGGTCCAAGGCAATGCCGCCATTCCAAAACTGATTCGCCAAATCGAGAGGGCAGGTTCCATGGAGGAACTCGATCTTTTGGTCTTAGCTAGAGGCGGGGGTAGTCTTGAGGACCTTTGGTGTTTCAATGACGAGAAGATCGCTAGGGCTCTGGCGGCTTGTCCTGTCGCTACTATTTCCGCAATCGGGCACGAAACTGATGTGGTACTGACCGACTTTGTCGCCGATCTGCGTCGGGAAACTCCCACTGGAGCCGCAGAATGGATTAGTAGCTTGATTTCCGTTTTCAATCGTCGTTTGAGCCAGTCTGGTCAACTGCTTCTTCGCGCGACACGGCATTCCATCCAGAAGCGGACTACAGCGGTCGGCCAAATAGAGGAGCGGCTTAGTCTGAGACCCCTGGTCAGGCGATTGGAATCCAACAGCCAGCGGCTTGATGATTTTCGGGACCGATTGGTGCGAGCAGTTGACGGGAAGTTGCAGTATTCCTGGGTGTCTTTGGCGCAGGCTCGAAAGCAGCTTGCCATTTATGATCCAACTAAGATTTTGGGAGTGCGGCAGAAAGAGAAAGAGGAGATTCAGCGCCGTTTAAAGCTCATCGTTCAGCGCCGATTTGAGTCCAAAAAGGAAGCGTTGTCCGTGCAGCTCAGGTCACTGCGAAGCGGTGGTTTGGCCCATAACCTGAAGAGAGGCTTCGTGATCGTGCGGGACTCTTCTGGAAAACCGATCACCAGAAGCGAGCATTGTCGGAGTGAGCGACAGGTTTCCCTTCAGTTTCATGATGGGACCATCGGTGCCACCGTCGAAGGGGATGGAGGAAGAGGAACTGATTGATGGACTCCTTCTTCCACACTTGCGCTGTCACGGTTTGATAGTTGGTTTTCTTGGATGCCTCTGGATCGGTTAAAAGGAATTAAGGACGAATACGATGTCATCGTGATCGGCAGCGGACTTGGCGGTTTGACTGCCG from Verrucomicrobiota bacterium encodes:
- a CDS encoding CsgG/HfaB family protein; this translates as MKNLFFNPQTAIALVGFLGLSFSLLANPVSVAVLDFETDNEVNAEYGRDLATLLAVDLSFDDQLAVVERADLAKILSEQEIGLSGAVDPATAAQIGNLTGAQVIIMGRILDVSDTTYLVAKAFSTETSRVFGSKSKMQRGDNPDEIVATLAKDLTSVITDNRESLVVDSTGSDELISELRALTEGRTLPSVNVYIPEEHIGRRIPDPAAQTELIRLLKASGFTVLSDQSKNEADVLITGEAFSEFGMRFRNLLSCTARVEIQVTDPKTGEIILADARNGVALDIAENVAGKTALQNGATLLTPEVVKALVNYSSKK
- a CDS encoding NAD(P)/FAD-dependent oxidoreductase produces the protein MSIEHFDFLVLGGGSAGYNAAALARKHLPKVAIVDGSEELGGLCILRGCMPSKTLLYAADVLHLASEGHKFGLNIPDPQVDMKALHNRKKQIIGEFASYRRSQIESDRFSLFRQNGRLGPDRTILLDDGKTIRADRILLSTGSEIAVPGVPGLAETPTLTSDDILELDSVPESVIVLGGGIVACELAQFLNRIGTKVTMIQRSPHILSDVEPDMATVLEESLIDEGIDLFTDTKIVNIESKEKRVSVQFLFGGRVEVVQADSLFNALGRKPRTSGLGFETQGIVLRDSGHIQTNECQMTSLDSVYAAGDCTGPHELVHVAIQQAEVAVRHSLGLEPRPVDYDKILSVIFTDPQVASIGPPKKDLEKKFGDSLAVADYPFSDHGRSILMEAKRGYVRLYSNKEDGKIVRAECVGKDAGELIHSMAVAIGTGATVQETLEAPWYHPTLSEIWTYPLEDLAG
- a CDS encoding DJ-1 family glyoxalase III translates to MATKVMTILESGFEEIEAITPVDLLRRAGVEVNLVSVGEVLTVKGKTGVCVQAERLLRDCDTNDYEILFLPGGPAVQKLRTNPKILELVRSFHENELLIAAICAASLILKDAGVLSDRSFTAHPSTLDELPSASKDAVVVDRNLITSQGAGTAVEFGLTIIRSLLGQEKRNEIADSICFSANEN
- the uvrB gene encoding excinuclease ABC subunit UvrB, whose protein sequence is MENFRLHSDYEPTGDQPVAIGKLEESIRKGNRYQTLVGVTGSGKTFTMANLIQRLNRPTLVISHNKTLAAQLYSEFKGFFPENAVEYFVSYYDYYQPEAYVPQTDTYIEKDSSINEDIERLRISTTSALLSRRDVVVVASVSCIYGLGSPEDFREMMIEIRTGDELGRDAFLERLVENLYERNDIELTRGKFRARGEIVDVFPAYLESAIRVEFWGDEVESVRPLDPLTGETGEPYGYFYLYPANQYITPRNKLKDAVKGIREELDDRVDEFEKEQRLLEAQRVRMRTEYDLEMLEEIGFCSGIENYSRHLSGRKPGERPFCLIDFFPDDFLLILDESHVTMPQIGAMYNGDRSRKSRLVDFGFRLPSALDNRPLQPEEFRNVTGQTLFVSATPASYELEVSEVIAEQVIRPTGLVDPIMEIRPLKGQVEDTMAEIRKTKEAGDRTLVTTLTKRMSEDIASFIAEDGIAVEYLHSDIDAIERVEILRRLRAGDFDVLVGVNLLREGLDLPEVALVVILDADKEGFLRSETSLIQTAGRAARHEKGRVILYADALTGSLERAVEVTRYRREKQLAHNKEHNITPKGVRRNDQSSLLRNGGTTKDESFALAVGEGSDDREVAAVIAELEEDMNQASLDLEFERAAVLRDQIKALREGEVSLSDGPTRRGGLKKRRKKYRKHRR
- a CDS encoding UvrB/UvrC motif-containing protein, coding for MADNTTESSNLPKIYLTKIIGGKVFSSTLEKSDPGASVLKDSGYSLIPDGESLGRVKNRISIECPDCGCSKEKFEETGRFGCPGCYAAFGPFLPGLLRKMHKGERHVGKVPSGLLTDELMRERIDLLSSELNQAIKTEDFEEAARLRDEIRLLKESLPVSGES
- a CDS encoding VTT domain-containing protein, with amino-acid sequence MNRKLRTAALLAAALVCAIGLVLLLLPSAAVDGALTVLEDLSDKLGEHPVILYGAMVVLPAFFVPQSPMLVLAGLVYAEPMGEVMGALVASSAVALNILWCYFLTVGPLHRVANFFLSKFGFSLPKIPSQDHLKFSFLVRVTPVLPLCIQNYTLGLLRVPLRYYLIASWTTQVPIAFGIAFTAGAILEGNFVIILIAVFVLLLFLFGVKWLRRKLQTDPDLVEVSKEFAAEGGSDSLPSE
- the xseA gene encoding exodeoxyribonuclease VII large subunit, with protein sequence MMMGPENAISVSDLNRQIKEVVERSFPTVWVRGEISNLRRQPSGHCYFSLKDEGGQISSVLFRGNALRVECEPADGKQVVAFGEVSVYEPRGSYQVIVRELLEDGVGRLQREFEALKERLRKEGLFEEARKKSLPEYPLTVGVITSPSGAAIRDMISVFERMEWRGNLRIFPSAVQGNAAIPKLIRQIERAGSMEELDLLVLARGGGSLEDLWCFNDEKIARALAACPVATISAIGHETDVVLTDFVADLRRETPTGAAEWISSLISVFNRRLSQSGQLLLRATRHSIQKRTTAVGQIEERLSLRPLVRRLESNSQRLDDFRDRLVRAVDGKLQYSWVSLAQARKQLAIYDPTKILGVRQKEKEEIQRRLKLIVQRRFESKKEALSVQLRSLRSGGLAHNLKRGFVIVRDSSGKPITRSEHCRSERQVSLQFHDGTIGATVEGDGGRGTD